AAATCTTACATCGCACACACTGCAactaaaaggtttctcaccactgtgtgtccttgtgtgtgctgttaaacttgtctttttgcaaaatcttttaccacaaactgtgcatgcGAAAGGTTTTTCTCCGGTGTGCGTTCTCGCGTGTATGTTCAATTTTTCCTTACGCgtgaatgttttaccacaaactgtgcatgcgaaaggtttttctccggtgtgtgttcttgtgtgtatgttCAGTTTTTCCTTACGCGTGAATGTTTTAGCACAAACTAAAcagacaaaaggtttttcaCCACTATGTGTTCTGGTGTGTGTTGTTAAACTCATCACCCCGGAAAATCTTTTGCCGCAAACGGAACAGGAAAAAGGGGTTTCGTCAGCGtgagttcttgtgtgtgtgttcaatttTTCCTTACGCATGAATCCTTTCCCGCAAAAGGCGCAAACAAACGTTTTCTCCCCGGTGTGTGTTCTCGTGTGCTGAACCAATGTTGAACGTACGCGGAAACTTACgctgcaaactgagcaggaaaaggttttttctccagtgtgtgttctcgtgtGTGCTCTTAAATGCGTCTTTCTCGAGAATCGtttaccacaaattgagcatacaaaaggtttctctccagtgtgtgttcgtgtgtgcgcTGTTAAATTTGTCTTTGAAGAGAATCTTTTATCGCAAGCTGAGCACGGAAAAGGTTTCTCTACAGCATGCGATCTTGTGTGTGCTGCTAAATTGGACTTTGTATAGAATGTTTTCCCACAAACTAAGCAAACAAAAGGTTTCGCTCCAGCATGTGATTTTGTGTGCGTTGTTAAATTTGTCTTTTGAGTGAACCTAAGACCACATACTGAGCAGGCAaacggtttctcaccagtgtgtgttctttggTGTGcttttaaatttgtgtttttcgtgaagcttttgccacaaactgaacaggcaaagggtttctccccagtgtgtgttcttttgtgtGTTCTTAAATCTCCATTTCTCGAGAATCTtttcccacaaactgagcagacaaaaggtttctccccagtgtgtgtttttgtgtgtgccacTAACTGTCCCTTCTGGGTGAACCTTTtatcacaaactgagcaagcaaagggtttttctccactgtgtgttcttgtgtgcgtTTTCAACGATGActtgttgaaaaatgttttgtcacacTGAGCACATTTCACTCGTTTGTTGCCAGTGTGACATGCCATATACCCTTTAGAGTGCtgttcatcattatcatcaccgtcgtcgtcgtcatcatcatcggaAGACAGTGACGTTATGTTGTCACTATCCGAGACTGGAGCTAAAAGGCTGCCTAATTGAGATTCTCCACAGTGGTCACCGTTACCTTCTTCACACTTTAAAATGACGCCGGTCAATACAAACTTGGTGATACCCTCCTCCTGGTCTTCTTCTTTAATGCGTGGTGGTTCGggttcctcttcctctttcattTGGAAGTCCtctggctcctcttcctctttaatgtggcgTGGCTCCAGCTCCTGCTGCTCCATCCTGGAGCTCCACTCCTGCCGCTCAAGACAACGATCTTTTTTCTCACTGTTGTCTGCAGGACAAACACATAATCATTGAGGGATAATGTAGCTTGAAATAAGTCAGTATATTGAATAATCCTACGCCATCATATCCACATAGTACAGATTATTGAATGTTCATGCTATTTCAAATGTAACGTCCTAAAGTAATGATGattccgttaaaaaaaaaaaagtcaacacaggATCAGTTTGAGTGTAAGAAGTGTACAAACCTGCTCCGTATAACAAAATGTCGAGGATTCTTCTAAGCTGCGTTAATTAGTTGATGTTGTCGCGCCTtaattccccccacccccacaaaaaaatagttCCTCTTCTTTCACACCTTTCGCACACATTTCACGCGATAATCACAACACTTTAAGTTGATCTCCGACGAGCGATGTGTTGACAACAAACCCATCTCTTCGttagctaagctaagctaagctaaactaGAATGAGAAGCGTCAACCGACGTACACCGAGACGAGTTTAAGAAGATTTAGTAGTGATGGACGTACTGTATCGAGGCTACAGTACATTCAGTACTAATTCGGGGGGGTATATTTAGTGCAATGTGTGCAcgtagatgaaaaaaaataataataaaaaacgtTCAGGAAAGCAAATCTGTTGCATAAGTAATACTACGGCATCACCACTTGGACAAATCTCGTGTGTAGCCTGCGTTGTAGGAGGATGCAAGTTCTATATCATGCTGGCACATGTTGAAGCACATATGAGTCATCGTATGATTGTAGTCAATCTTAATtaagacatattttaaaaacacactgtCAGGGTGTGCAATCCGGCCCATGGAGATACATTTTGCAACACGTGAACTGGGATTTTTCAGTAAAAGTAACTGTTGTTGCCGATTTTGTCCACTGGATGTCGCACTGAGGCTACATTTGACTTCTGTGAGCATGACTACCTcctgtagaaatattttaaaacgcTGAATATGGCAAAATGTCAGTCATAGGCTTCAGTTCAGCTTGATTTGGTGGAAccctttcatattttttttttcacgcatAGCCACGACTTGTGGGCACATGTTGTTGAGGTTGTCAACATTTTCAGAAGGGTGTggacatttatttcaatttaaaatcatttctaaATCTTAAGTTGCTTTATGGAAGGTACGTGCACTATTTAGATCCGGTGAGCTTGAAGTTACGTATGTGTAAATGAAAAACTGATTCAAACTGACATTTCAGATTGCTTTTATTTGCAACAATAACCTACAAAGGTGAACATTTTCAG
This sequence is a window from Phycodurus eques isolate BA_2022a chromosome 2, UOR_Pequ_1.1, whole genome shotgun sequence. Protein-coding genes within it:
- the LOC133399282 gene encoding gastrula zinc finger protein XlCGF26.1-like; the protein is MEQQELEPRHIKEEEEPEDFQMKEEEEPEPPRIKEEDQEEGITKFVLTGVILKCEEGNGDHCGESQLGSLLAPVSDSDNITSLSSDDDDDDDGDDNDEQHSKGYMACHTGNKRVKCAQCDKTFFNKSSLKTHTRTHSGEKPFACSVCDKRFTQKGQLVAHTKTHTGEKPFVCSVCGKRFSRNGDLRTHKRTHTGEKPFACSVCGKSFTKNTNLKAHQRTHTGEKPFACSVCGLRFTQKTNLTTHTKSHAGAKPFVCLVCGKTFYTKSNLAAHTRSHAVEKPFPCSACDKRFSSKTNLTAHTRTHTGEKPFVCSICGKRFSRKTHLRAHTRTHTGEKTFSCSVCSVSFRVRSTLVQHTRTHTGEKTFVCAFCGKGFMRKEKLNTHTRTHADETPFSCSVCGKRFSGVMSLTTHTRTHSGEKPFVCLVCAKTFTRKEKLNIHTRTHTGEKPFACTVCGKTFTRKEKLNIHARTHTGEKPFACTVCGKRFCKKTSLTAHTRTHSGEKPFSCSVCDVRFTEKRQLQKHKCAGERRSGQ